The stretch of DNA AGCCTTTGGGCCAGGAGGAGGACGTCACCCATGAGCGCTGTCAGCCTGACGGTGAACGGCAAGGCCGTGACCGCCGACATCGATCCGCGCACCCTGCTGGTGCAGTACCTGCGCGAGACCCTGCGCCTCACCGGCACCCATGTCGGCTGCGACACCAGCCAGTGCGGCGCCTGCGTGGTCCATCTCGACGGCGAGGCGATCAAGGCCTGCACCGTGCTCGCCGTGCAGTGCGACGGCCGCTCGGTCACCACCATCGAGGGCCTGGCGTCGGGCGGCGAGCTGCACCCGATGCAGGCGGCCTTCCGCGAGCATCACGGCCTCCAGTGCGGCTACTGCACCCCCGGCATGATCATGACCGCCGTGGATCTGGTGCGCCGCAAGGGCAACGCGCTGGACGAGCACACCATCCGCGACGAGCTCGAGGGCAACATCTGCCGCTGCACCGGCTACCACAACATCGTCAAGGCGATCGCGGCGGGGGCGGAGAACATGGCGGCCGAGCCGCAGAAGGTCGCGGCGGAGTAGGGCGACGCTGCCGGTGACCCTCCCCCCTCTGCGGGGGAGGGGGCCCCGCGGATGCGGGGCGGGAGAGGGGACGCCGGTTTCGGAAAAGCTTGAGCCGTTTTGAAGGGCGCGAGCTGGGTCAGCGTTGCGCTGCCCCTCTCCCGGCCCGCTTCGCAGGCCACCCTCCCCCGCAGAGGGGGGAGGGTTCACACCCTGCGCTCTACGAAAATCTGTCCGCACCAACCGGACCAACAACGAGACGCCATCAAGAACGAGGCCGGCCCCTCGGCGCCGGCCCACGAGGCCAGATCCGGGAGACTCAACGCCATGACCGCCACGGGTATCGGCGCCTCGGTGCGCCGCAAGGAAGACCAGCGCTTCATCACCGGCAAGGGCCGCTACGTCGACGACTACAACCGTCCGGGCCAGGCCTATGCCTATTTCCTGCGCTCCCCCCACGCCCACGCCACGATCCGCGGCATCGACACCTCGGCCGCCGCAGCGATGCCGGGTGTCGTCGGCATCCTGACCGGCGAGGATCTGGCAGCCGACAAGGTCGGCGGGCTGATCTGCGGCTGGATGATCCATTCCAAGGACGGCACGCCGATGAAGGCTGGGCCCCACCCGGCGCTGGCCCAGGGCAAGGTGCGCTATGTCGGCGACCACGTCGCCGTGGTGATCGCCGAGACCCTGGCCCAGGCCAAGGATGCTGCCGAGGTGATCACCGTCGAGTACGACGTGCTTCCGGCGGTGGTCGAGACCGCGAAGGCCGCGGGCGCCGGCACGGTCGTCCATGACGTCGC from Methylobacterium aquaticum encodes:
- a CDS encoding (2Fe-2S)-binding protein, producing the protein MSAVSLTVNGKAVTADIDPRTLLVQYLRETLRLTGTHVGCDTSQCGACVVHLDGEAIKACTVLAVQCDGRSVTTIEGLASGGELHPMQAAFREHHGLQCGYCTPGMIMTAVDLVRRKGNALDEHTIRDELEGNICRCTGYHNIVKAIAAGAENMAAEPQKVAAE